The following proteins are encoded in a genomic region of Lutra lutra chromosome 16, mLutLut1.2, whole genome shotgun sequence:
- the RECQL5 gene encoding ATP-dependent DNA helicase Q5 isoform X2, with product MSTRPSFDPERRVRSTLKKVFGFDSFKTPLQESATMAVVRGDKDVFVCMPTGAGKSLCYQLPALLAKGITIVISPLIALIQDQVDHLLALKVRVSSLNSKLSAQEKKELLSDLEREKPETKLLYITPEMAASASFQPTLNSLVSRHLLSYLVVDEAHCVSQWGHDFRPDYLRLGTLRSRLAHAPCVALTATATPQVREDVFAALHLKQPVATFKTPCFRANLFYDVQFKELLSDPYGNLRDFCLKALGQKAGKGLLSGCGIVYCRTREACEQLATELSYRGLSAKAYHAGLKASERTLVQNEWMEEKVPVIVATISFGMGVDKANVRFVAHWNIAKSMAGYYQESGRAGRDGKPSWCRLYYSRNDRDQVSFLIRKEVAKLQEKRGNKASDKAAILAFDALVTFCEELG from the exons ATGAGCACCCGCCCTTCTTTTGACCCTGAACGTCGAGTCCGGAGCACGTTGAAGAAGGTCTTTGGGTTTGACTCTTTTAAGACACCTTTACAGGAGAGTGCGACCATGGCCGTAGTGAGAG GTGACAAGGATGTCTTTGTGTGCATGCCCACAGGGGCAGGAAAATCCCTTTGCtatcagctccctgctctgttGGCCAAAGGCATCACCATCGTAATCTCTCCACTCATTGCTTTGATTCAG GACCAAGTGGATCACTTGCTGGCTCTGAAGGTACGAGTGAGTTCCCTGAACTCTAAACTCTCAGCACAGGAGAAAAAGGAGCTGCTCTCTGATCTAGAGCGAGAAAAGCCAGAGACCAAACTTCTGTACATTACGCCGGAGATGGCGGCTTCGGCCTCCTTCCAGCCCACGCTGAACTCACTGGTGTCCCGTCACCTGCTCTCCTACCTGGTGGTGGACGAAGCTCATTGTGTTTCTCAGTGGGGGCACGACTTCCGTCCTGACTACTTGCGTCTGGGTACCCTCCGTTCCCGCCTGGCGCATGCCCCGTGTGTAGCTCTGACTGCCACAGCCACCCCGCAAGTCCGAGAGGATGTATTTGCTGCCCTGCACCTGAAGCAGCCAGTTGCCACCTTCAAGACTCCCTGCTTTCGGGCCAACCTGTTCTATGACGTGCAGTTCAAAGAGCTGCTTTCTGATCCCTACGGGAACCTGCGGGACTTCTGCCTTAAGGCTCTTGGACAGAAAGCTGGTAAAGGG TTGCTGTCCGGCTGCGGCATTGTCTACTGCAGGACCAGAGAGGCTTGTGAACAGCTGGCCACAGAGCTCAGTTACAGGGGACTGAGTGCCAAGGCTTACCATgcag GGCTGAAGGCTTCCGAAAGAACACTGGTGCAGAACGAGTGGATGGAGGAGAAGGTCCCTGTCATTGTTGCAACCATTAGTTTTGGGATGGGAGTGGACAAAGCCAATGTCAG GTTTGTCGCTCACTGGAATATTGCCAAGTCTATGGCTGGGTACTACCAAGAGTCTGGCCGGGCAGGCAGGGACGGGAAGCCTTCCTGGTGCCGTCTCTATTACTCTAGGAACGACCGGGACCAAGTCAGTTTCCTGATCAGGAAGGAAGTAGCAAAACTCCAG